From the genome of Lotus japonicus ecotype B-129 chromosome 6, LjGifu_v1.2, one region includes:
- the LOC130725151 gene encoding uncharacterized protein LOC130725151, whose protein sequence is MGVWMKVCGWLGVHSVLSVEAESHFDQCESLLLGNKKAGLVMNLIWLATVSSVWQRRNGSVFRGESAKIVGIVDLLQYKEGFVYWMLAKVGSLTLGPSSVWRGCYDYNRLVSVTDRKGDI, encoded by the exons ATGGGGGTGTGGATGAAGGTTTGTGGCTGGCTGGGAGTCCATTCAGTGTTATCAGTAGAGGCTGAATCTCACTTTGATCAATGTGAAAGTCTGTTGTTGGGAAATAAAAAAGCTGGCTTGGTTATGAATTTAATTTGGCTAGCAACTGTAAGCTCTGTTTGGCAGCGAAGGAATGGTTCTGTTTTCAGAGGGGAGAGCGCGAAAATTGTAGGAATTGTGGACTTACTGCAGTACAAG GAGGGTTTTGTTTATTGGATGCTTGCCAAGGTGGGTTCACTCACGCTGGGGCCATCTTCAGTGTGGCGTGGTTGTTATGATTACAATAGGCTGGTTTCTGTTACTGATAGAAAGGGAGATATTTAG
- the LOC130725150 gene encoding uncharacterized protein LOC130725150: MCSTISDSEIINCNRGFWICNGKDEARNIWDAGKLFGVTFSGDDREIITCLNSRGLGSALKQKLVKSLLLQYKVDLVCLQETKLQEVDQGCCRRIRGDADFEWEFVPAVNRGGRLLCLWRKGFIQVTSCMQGQNFICMAGRIVAENLDCVFLNIYAPCDRGGKRALWDSLVDLKDNINSDFWCALGDFNAVRYPEERKGSGNPSNTQRMESAEFNEFIEGMEMLDIPLTGRRFTWVRPNGSQMSRLDIILVSPSWFDKWSRFVQEVKKKKAADILNELEKKAEVSDLGEEELKQRREYGAEFWKCAKQAESLACQKAKIKWVKEGDANTKFFHAMINFRRKTNSLTGLNSNGEWCEGPRSVKKEVLNFFAQKFRTANKKMPLLDGVPLNCTVIGGKIYSGRA; this comes from the exons ATGTGCTCTACTATTTCAGATTCTGAAATTATTAATTGTAATCGAGGCTTTTGGATTTGTAATGGGAAAGATGAAGCAAGGAACATTTGGGATGCTGGAAAATTGTTCGGGGTAACTTTTTCAGGGGATGACAGGGAGATTATCACTTG TTTAAACTCGCGGGGTTTGGGCAGTGCCCTTAAGCAGAAGTTGGTGAAAAGTCTTCTTCTGCAGTACAAAGTGGATTTGGTTTGTCTGCAAGAGACAAAGCTTCAAGAGGTAGATCAAGGCTGTTGTAGAAGGATTAGGGGCGATGCAGATTTTGAGTGGGAATTTGTTCCGGCAGTTAATAGAGGAGGGAGACTTCTGTGTCTATGGAGGAAAGGCTTCATTCAAGTTACAAGTTGTATGCAGGGACAAAATTTCATTTGCATGGCTGGTAGGATTGTAGCAGAAAACCTGGATTGTGTTTTCCTTAATATTTATGCACCATGTGATAGAGGTGGAAAGAGGGCTCTATGGGATTCGTTGGTTGACCTCAAGGACAACATCAATTCTGATTTCTGGTGTGCCTTAGGAGATTTTAATGCTGTGAGGTATCCGGAAGAGAGAAAAGGATCTGGGAATCCGTCAAACACGCAAAGAATGGAGTCTGCAGAATTTAATGAATTCATTGAAGGGATGGAGATGCTAGATATTCCATTGACAGGGAGAAGATTTACATGGGTGCGGCCTAATGGATCACAGATGAGTCGGCTGGACATAATTTTAGTTTCTCCTAGCTGGTTTGATAAATGGTCCAGATTTGTTCAAGAGGT aaagaagaagaaggcagctgataTATTAAATGAATTAGAAAAGAAGGCAGAAGTGTCTGATCTTGGAGAGGAGGAACTGAAACAGCGAAGGGAATATGGCGCTGAATTTTGGAAGTGTGCAAAACAGGCTGAGTCTTTGGCTTGTCAAAAGGCTAAAATCAAGTGGGTGAAGGAGGGTGATGCGAATACCAAGTTCTTCCATGCAATGATCAACTTCAGGAGGAAGACTAATTCATTGACTGGACTGAATAGTAATGGTGAATGGTGCGAGGGTCCAAGGTCTGTAAAGAAAGAAGTTCTGAATTTTTTTGCCCAGAAATTCCGAACTGCAAACAAGAAAATGCCTCTCTTAGATGGAGTACCGTTGAACTGCACAGTCATTGGAGGAAAAATTTACAGTGGAAGAGCTTAA